CCCATATCTGAAATGGCATCATTTCCCCCCATCTATATTTTTGACCAGGCCACAGGCCCAGGTATTAAGGCCATGGGAGGTCATTTAAATAAAACTGAATTTCCAGATGCAGATGACTTCGAATGAAGACGTGTACATTCGCATCGTCTCACGTAActgttacagtatgtgtgtaggGGATTTGTTCCAGACATAACAGCAATACTCACAAAGGCTACGGGATCATTACTCCTGGTTCCCACGATGCTGAAGCGTTCCACTGCAGTGTTCTCCGTCAGGGCGTCTGCATAGGCCTTCAGCGTCTTCACTGGAATGTTCTGGAACACAAGAGGCAATACTTCAAATCAATAAAGCCACGACACGCGCTACTGTTTAAATCAGACGGACTACAAATGCATTTGAAAAGACTGGAGAATAACCTAAATCAAATGTTGACTCCAGAGTAGAGGTTTGCCCTGACCTCTTGAAGTCAGACTGAGAAGAGTGTGGTACATGTGTGTCTCCTATGGGGGTCCCGTGTGGCTCGGTTGGTAGAgcattgcaatgccagggttgtgagtTCGACCAGTACAAAAAAAGTTGGAAAATATATGCACTAACTACTGTAAaccggataagagcgtctgctaaatgactaaagacaacaacaaaaaaatttacAAATGTTTATGGTAGGAGGACATAATGACATCATATAAATCAATTATACTGACTGTGCATGTGAATCAATATAATGTAGCACCTTGATGTTGTTGAGGTTGACCTCCAGCAGGTCAGGATCGTTCCTCTGCATCCTCAGCAGCGTCTCCTCCACGTCAGTAGAGTTGGGCTGCTCATCAGGCACAGGCTTATACTGAGTACACTGGATAACACCTATAGGAAAACACAGGCTTATACTGAGTACACTGGATAACAGCTATAGGAAAATATGTTAGTAACAATACCTATATCATGTAAATCAGTAATAACAACGGCACTCTAGGTGTTTAATGTTGAAAGAAAAATAATTATTTGCAGCACTTAGTTTGTTTGGCTGAACCAGCATGTCtttaaattatattatttaaCGTCAGAAAGGTTGCAACGAGGATTGTAAAAGTCTTCAGTTGTAACAGGAACATTTTGTCCAGTTCTCTTTGGACCTTTGATGTTGGTTCTgttcatgttttatttttaacTTCCCTGAACTGCCTGAAACACGTACGCTTTGGTGCCACTCTTTCTTAAATCCACTTGAAAAACAAAACCCTAATAAGTACAATACATGGTAGGATAAACAGATGAATCATCGTTAAAACGATGCCTGAAAACTTTGGCACTTACAGGAGGGATACAGACACACACGGTATACTTACTGTTAAGGCCTTGTTTGTTGACTATATTGCTGCTGGCCAAAGCCTCGTAGTACTGCTGGTTACTCATCAGAGTGTGCATTCCCAaaatggctggagggagggaagagaagagatggagagacagacaaaaggagcgagagagagaacgggaaagAAAAATTAAGTGAGAGAtgtgggggggaagagagagcgagagagagagagagagagagagagagagagagagagagagagagagagagagagagagagagagagagagaacagagacagggagagaagggagagagagtataCATTGTGTCAAATGACGTGAACACTGAAGGATAAACACAGAAGAGTTGACGTGGGTGCCAACGCTCTCCTTAGTTCAGCACATGATGTTTACTTGGCTAAGACAGCAGACAGGACACCCACAAGTGGGCCTTGAGAGCTGCCTTGTTCAAACTCGCAAACATCCAAGCCAAACTATCGGCTCGCAAAACATCTCACACACAGCAATAGATAGTCGTCCCTGTCATAGCCAGATATACAAAAGAACAACACTTGAGTCGATGCCAGCGTCTGCAAGTCATTATTAAATACATTGTTTAAATAGCACGCGTCACTGTTGCAGACGTCACACAATGCAGACATTATTCTCCCTGGCTTGGATGTCCTCTGCTGCCACAGTTAGAACGGGCTCTATGAACCGCAGGAACATGCTTGACTAGTCAATATGTTCTTGATTATCGCAAAGATCCCTGTTTTAGCTTTCATTTCAATCTTAGTTTTAATTGTTTTATCTTtgcttccctcccctctcttttgCTGTACAGAGTCCTTGGGTTTTTGAAAAGCGctttaaatcaaatgtattagtagcagtagcagtcgTTTTATCTTGTGTCCAGTTTCATGGGAAAACTTGAATAAAATGTGCTTTCTGGACCACCgtagatgacttggagccagtaCAAATGAACAAATGAGAGTGAAAAGATAGTAGTTCAGCAGAAAAGCAACGAAAAAAGAGCAAGTGTATTATTTTCATCTGTCAGTATGACGGAGAGTGTGAGAACAGTTAGTTATCTTTGAGATAAACAACGGAGAACGAGTGGTCCATTTTAAGCAGCCGTGAAGAGTTAGTTGGTAACTCATCATGAGGAGGCTGAGGATTAATTACAAACCATTGGAAATGTCCGGGAGGACCAAAACAAACGCTGGCAAGCAAACCACTTGTCACTAATTAACACTAACACTTAGTGAAGCAGAGAGAAATACAAGCAATATAATGTGCAGCTAGTGTTAGGGCCGGGACGATTGCAATATATGAACCAGTAGCACcgaggcaaaaatgaaaacacgaagcagaccaaactttttggtcctttaaaaacctgttgTATATAACATTTtatgtgctatagcttggaaaataaatacatgtgactctggatgacaataTAATGaggtttgtttccaacattaggtcTGTCTTCCTAAAGAAGTTCAATTTGCTTCGTGTTTCATTTCCTTGCCAAGATACTAACGACTACTGCTATCGTCCCAGCCCTAGCTAGTGTGTGGGCTGGTAAATACCGCGGCTGCTTGTCATAAAGCCCAGAGAGAGGGCAACCATGGTGTCCAACAGCAGTGAGGAGCAGCAATGGAAGGGGTGATGACGATGACAGGATATAGGgggaacagggagaaggaggCGAAGAAGGGTGGGATCACTAGACGAGATAGAGGAGAgttagagaggaaaggaggaagtTACTGACGGAGGAGTGAACAGTGAAGCTGATTTAGTGTCCGTGATCGTTCTAAAGTGACTGTTTAGTTAGCATGGATGTAAACTTATTAGCTGAAGAAGGTGAATAGACTGAAAATAAAACAGGAACGGTGATAGCAGAAAAGATAGCAAAAAGGGATCTGTTTACGTCTGTCTGTAAATGTGTGTGCACGTGAAGGTGCATGTCTTTCTACCGGCAATGTCGCAGATCTCAGCGTCGCTGGCGTTGGCCAGTGCTTCCTCCAGCTCTGGCTCCAGAGTTACATTCTCCATGATGGGATCCACCACCTTCTTAGGTATAAAGACTTTCCCTGGAAGATAAAGGACAATCGTTAACACAGTACATGCCACTATTCATCTCCACCCGGGACAGTCAGAAAAGGACTGGACAcatctcagagcctggttccgctctaggtttcttccgggttcctgcctttctagggagttttccctagccaccgtgcttctacatgtgcattgcttgctgtttggggttttgggcCGGGTAATTGTAAAGCACTTTATGACAACTGTTCatgtaaaaagggatttataaaatacatttgattgatttgatatatttattactactactattcttACTAGTACGACTACTACATCCCACTACTATACCAGCTCGATTCTAATTCCATTTTTTaattggtcatttgactgcaggaaagcagAAACATCAATGCCCCGATAGTAAAATAGACTGATCATTACCCAATAGTAGCCAACTACCATTATACAGTGAACATGACCGTACGCTCTGTGAGGAAAACGTCCATTTtgtttccatctacgtaacactGACTGACAACAGAAAATACAAGGCTGATATGCAATATCACATTACGTCATCGGGCGCTTTTCATATCGTCACTCAGAGTGAGCTGTAAAAAGCCAGGCAGCCTGTTGGGACAGATGGGGGCAAAGACCTTCTCGAGTTTACCCAGCCACGTCTGACATGTAGCGCCCCGCGTCACGCTGCCCCAGCCTCAGAACACCGGAACAGGATTATGTGAATGAACACTGAGGGGAGGAAGGCTGCAGtgacaggctgtgtgtgtggtcCAATTATCGACCGTTCTCCCAAAGTTTGCAGACTGTGCACTTGTCTTGCACACTCCCTGTCATGGAAGGAATCATTGGCTGGAGGGAGTTGATCCATAACGGGAAGTGCTCGAGTGCAGACTTTGGGATAAGAGAGTTGGGACGTAGCCACAGTCCACCGTTAGATCAGGGGCCATATGTATCTGATGTAGTACCTGTTCCAGTAATCATATTCATTTGGATCTAAACTGCTAAACTGAtcatagatcagcactcctattctgagacactttatgaatacaagGTCTGATGTCTTACTAATATCAGTCACAGGTCCAGGATCAGCTACAGCAGCGTCCGTCCTGCTGGCCTTGACTGTAGCCTGGATGATCTGTTCTGGGGTCTGTGGAACCAATGGAACCAGTGGAGCCGTTCCAACTTTCAACTGGAAAGTCACCTCACCTTCAGGCTAGCTGCTGGGTGCCAGGATGTAGCAGGATGTTCGTCTCTGTGGTTGGTCGGTACCTGTCACCTATCAGGCTTGGCTGAGACACAGTGCTTGCTTGAGTGTTTGAGATCGACTGCACAGAATCagtgatctacaaatcaccttgcatcccaAATAATACTCCTTATGTGATCAAGATTAGAGATTCCGGGCCTTACCTCGCTAAAACTTGATCCCCCCAGACTGTACGCTGTCTGgcggacacacagagagacaggctgataCCCAGCAGGCTACATCTACACCTGAGTGGATCTGGGATGAGTCAGCTGGCACCAGGCCCTGCTTTCTACCTGGATATGTCCAGATATAAGGAAGGACGAACTAGAGGACTCTGTTGCGGCTGGCCCAGTTTCCCAGAACCAGACTGTCTGAGATCATAATTGGTCTGATAGGTTGGCAGACTCGGCTCAGGCAGTTTCGTAGCTGGATATGTCCAGACAGATGCAAGAACAGATGAACCAGCATACAGACTGGGTTGCGACTGGGTCCAGTTTCCTGGAACTAGCTATTGTCTGTGACCACTGATTGGTCCTGATGGATGTAGGACTTTAGGCCTTTATTTACATGGCTGTAATGTTCTGAAAGTATTAGTATCTCGGCACGCTGACAGTAGGGTTCACCTCACAAGGTTATTATCACAGCTTGCATGTCCCTGGCCACGGTCCATGTTGGCCTCCAGCCACTTCTCCTAGCCAAGCTAGACCCTATCCCTTCTGTGTTCATAGATCTGACAGGATTTCATGTAAACaatatttaacccttattttaccaggtaagttgactgagaacacattctcatttacagcaacaacctggggaatagttacaggggagaggaggggggatgaatgagccagttgtaagctggggatgattaggtgaccgtgatggtatgagggccagatttggaatttagccaggacaccggggttaacacccctactcttacgttaagtgccatgggatctttagtgaccacagagcgtcaggacacccgtttaacgtcccatccgaaagacagcaccctacacagggcaatgtccccaatcactgccctggggcatggGGATCTTTTTTTTTAGACCAGGAAAGGAAAGattgcctcctactggccctccaacaccacttccagcagcatctggtctcccgtCTAGGAACCAACCCTGCTTATcatcagaagcaagccagcagtgggatgcagggtggtatgctgtggGCCGATAGGGGGATGGATACACCCCACAAGTGGAGATTCTGCCATATTGGTAAAATCTATCTGGAGTATGAACCAAAATGGAACTGGGCTCCTACCACACAACTCAATGAGgacacatggaattttagattACTTCcttgactgaattgaaatagaACTGACCCCAACTCTGGTTGGGGGTCGGCACGGCACAGCGTTACGTCAGTGCTCAGATCAGATCTAACAGGGTcctacctctcttctctccagggaAGCACAGGCCTATAGTGGTATTCTATCATGCTGGGAACTGAGGTcatacctctcttctctccagtgAACGGAACCAGGTCCTCCTTGTCAGGGTGTTCCTTGGCCTGCTTCTCCAGGTGGGCTACCAGGTTCTCTCTCTGGAAGGTTCCGGTCGGCGCCTTCTTGGTCTGATCCTTCTGCCTCATCCCGGCCGGCAACAGGGCATTCTAAAGACAGGAAGGATTTATCATTGGCCGATAATGCTAACAACGGGTTGCACTTACACTAGGTAAGAGGGTATTCTAACCACAGGGAAGGATTGTCATTGGCCAATAATGATAGCAATGGGTGAGATTGCACTTGTTTATACACTACATTTTTCGTCCACTCTCGTGGGATAGTAACACACTTCCTAGTGTGTTCTACAGCTGAATGTAACAGTGaaaggacacacacaccatcactaaCTGTGTTAAAATAACACTAACAGAAATAACAAAGGCAGTTCCCAGACCCAGATAGCTATTCTTAGACCGCAGCACGCTAAACCAGGTCCATATTATAGCAATAGACCGATATCTTGTCTTAGCTTTCAGCACCTATTAGTGCACTGGCCACTTACAGACAGCGTAGTATTTATACCTGTAGTATTTATACCTGTAGTATTTATACCTGTATTACTTATACCTGTAGTATTTATACCTGTAGTATTTATACCTGTAGTATTTATACCTGACATATCAGTTTAACTCTTTAACATGGCTCTGTGGGAGATCTGGATGATATCGTCAAAAGTCAAGGAAAGACggacaagcacgcacacacacacacacacacacacacacacacacacacacacacacacacacacacacacacacacacacacacacacacacacacactcccccagtCATCTAAGCCTGGGCTGGCTCTTCTGGTATTGTAAGCGTCCAGACTTGATGTGAGCCGTCGACCATTCATCATAACCCTATTACAGCTTGTGTCAACACCTCGACGGAAGAGCTACTTATGAATAGGGATGAAGTCAAGCACCGCCGCATCACACAGCATTATAAATATATGATAGGCATAACTTAACATATATTATAAATAACAGATGAGGTCTACACTCTGAGAAGTTGCTGTTTTTCTCAACTTTCACTGGGAAGTTGGTTTGAGGATCACTGTATTGTTTAGACCTAGAACTGCATATTTGAATTGAATATACAGGGATACGATATATAGGCTAATATATGATATCAACGTGATATGACACGTTAATATGTTCGTGCCCTATAACAATGtcaaaaggtttaaaaaaaaaaatgtaagtaatGAAATCTGAAATCAATCTGCCCGACTTGCGCTACGTCGTCATCCAACAACGCTTCCAGCTGAGATCTACTCCTGACTAAGTTGGTTTGAGTGTCATTTGTCAGTCTTAGTctgtgggagaatctcaattgtaaATTCCTCACGTCCTCGCTTCCTTcttaaaacccattggatgagaaagccagaagTCCCGCCCCTCAGACcatctcctccaatgggttttgaggaggtgaggcgagaggacgcaattgagattctccacgTCTCTCAGATGTCAACCCTAATGCCTATATAGTGagctactttaaaccagggctctGGTACACCTGTAAACCTTAATATCTGAGCGTTATACCTACTGCATAGAGGGTTGCATGTTTGATTTAAGGATCCTTTTATAGTCCTAGATTTTTTTAACGTGATAGTGTGATTTAATGCACTGTTCTGCTACCGACCTCTCATCTCTGTTGAGCTCGTAAAAAGATAAATGTTTTAGATTGTGTTGGGATCGAACTCCTAGCTCCAGAtaaccaagacacacacacacacacacacacaccaagacagaGTTTTAGACTTACGTCGGGATCTAACTCCTCCAGCTCATCCTCCAGCC
This genomic interval from Salvelinus alpinus chromosome 6, SLU_Salpinus.1, whole genome shotgun sequence contains the following:
- the LOC139579084 gene encoding tropomodulin-1-like isoform X1; its protein translation is MSTSYKKEVVNYRDVDEDELLKKLSEEELQRLEDELEELDPDNALLPAGMRQKDQTKKAPTGTFQRENLVAHLEKQAKEHPDKEDLVPFTGEKRGKVFIPKKVVDPIMENVTLEPELEEALANASDAEICDIAAILGMHTLMSNQQYYEALASSNIVNKQGLNSVIQCTQYKPVPDEQPNSTDVEETLLRMQRNDPDLLEVNLNNIKNIPVKTLKAYADALTENTAVERFSIVGTRSNDPVAFALAEMLKGNTTLKSLNIESNFITGTGILALIASLQSNTTLQELKIDNQSQPLGNKVEMEIASMLEKNTTLLKFGYHFTQQGPRLRGSNAMMNNNDLARVIRSDHHSDGSFTLTLSVPELERAFGKRFKPKLTKPKTKK
- the LOC139579084 gene encoding tropomodulin-1-like isoform X2, with the protein product MSTSYKKEVVNYRDVDEDELLKKLSEEELQRLEDELEELDPDNALLPAGMRQKDQTKKAPTGTFQRENLVAHLEKQAKEHPDKEDLVPFTGEKRGKVFIPKKVVDPIMENVTLEPELEEALANASDAEICDIAAILGMHTLMSNQQYYEALASSNIVNKQGLNSVIQCTQYKPVPDEQPNSTDVEETLLRMQRNDPDLLEVNLNNIKNIPVKTLKAYADALTENTAVERFSIVGTRSNDPVAFALAEMLKGNTTLKSLNIESNFITGTGILALIASLQSNTTLQELKIDNQSQPLGNKVEMEIASMLEKNTTLLKFGYHFTQQGPRLRGSNAMMNNNDLVRKRRLEGGPIFPKCRTSV